ATCAAGCTATCACACAATTAATTACAATTAATCCGGGTTATTTTATGTTAATGTTTAATTGTAttggaaaatgaaatgaattaaaaCCTTAACTAATCAAAAGAGTAATAGGGGTGCTTTTAGAAATTGAGGGAATCTATAATAGGTCCcttaattttgtaaattttttttttgcattaaaTGACAATGTGTTTATATACATTCTTACATTAATATCAACCAATACATTCACGAATTATTaagtaggggtgagcaaaaactgaactgaaaaccaaaaaaatcgaaaaaaccgaaccaaagaaatcaaaacccaaaaaaaccaaaaaccattggttttggttttctaaaaactgaAAGTTGTTGttcgttttggtttctaatgaaaaaccgaaccgaaccaaaaaaaatatatttttactttattttatatttatatcattttattattaatttttgataaatatgttataatatttgcatttttaggtgtatataataatatcatttatatattttaagtgaaaatacacaacaaagttaatttgttttaataattgtataattaaacaacgcgtaaaagatataaatagttatatataaaatttgtttgaagtttgtacaagtcacttttatggatttgttgtcattattgttgtgttattgttactaatattgttttgaaaacttattgaaattaattaaggtgtaattatagggtataaacttataaaattttgaagctcaatttgacccaaaccacaagtagttaaaaaccgactaaaaccgaaaaaccgaatcGAAATAgaccaaaatcaaaaaaaaccaaaaccgaaaaaaccgaaacccaatggttttaattttcaaaaaccgaattataacggttcggtttcggttttagtcaaaaaccgaaccaaaccgaaccgtactcacccctaTTATTAAgaatcatttatatatgtattatattattaaaagttatatgttttattattgttaggtttttaaatttaaatattacatcatatatttttacacatctacgtctattattattatttttttgcttATTATTATTGATGTTATTACTGTtactattaaatatatttttgctAATAAAGTATGATGTCCATCGCTTACTTTTTGCTAATTATAAGCTATATACAAAGTTTTAAACTTAGTTGGCTAGCAGTTGGTCTACATgctttctttttgtttaaaaaaaataaaaattgatgaGCGGTTGTATAGctgtttttttaacattttaatgtTTAACATTTTCactaattaaaactttaaagcTTACTTTTTACatgtaaagttttattttagaGGGATTAATTTTGCCTATTAAATCTGATGGTAACAGTCAACATGTTAAATTTATGATCCGCATGCAAGTAGATATATGGTTTTTAAGACatcattttgtatttatattttattactgTAACTAATGATTATATAGGTTTACCCTTAGCATATATGGTGTACCTTTAGACactctcttttaatttttttataatattttcggAAATAATTAaatgctttttgtttctttttgggcCAATAAATTAAGGTTTTGAGTTAATGTGAGTCAATTTTTTTGCAAAAAACCTGATGTGCACAATATGCTTATAGCATAACTTGTGCCCAAATATGCCTTACTCATTAACATGAACGGTACACCAAATTTTCAGGGCGGGCAACAACACGGAGTATAAAAAAATAAGGGGCAACAAATTTTCGGTTCAAGCTATAATATACTAGGTTCATTTAGGAGTCAAAATGATGTTATAATAGGTTTAGTTAGGCATCacagttattatatattagtgaAGACTAAAActgagggaaaaaaaaaattctattgcAGAAAGTGGAAGATGAAGGCTGCATAGTTTTTGGTAACTTTACATTTACACCCCTTGATTTTCACAAATTTATAGAAGTTGTCCATTTTAACTTGATGCTATAATAAAGGTTCTTCAATGATGTTTCTAATAAGTAATAAAGAATATGTGCCTATATGTTTAGAATTTCTACCTACAATTAtatttgaaattattattaagttatattatattgtgGATATGAATTACTCATAGGCTTGCTTTTGTAATTATATGTAGTTTAGAGTTTTGACTACTTTCattcatatttaaaaagtaaaattattaagaattaaacTGTTAGTAtgtaaatatgatattatatgttgttgttaattaataacaaaGTGTATTGTTATTTGgataatattttgttgttgaaaaaattaataataaaattagtttTGGTTTCTAGTTTTATAATGCTTTCTCTCATaagcttttaaaacaaaataatcataaattaaCCTAACTTGTGTATTGGTGGTTTGCCACAAAATATTGGTACGGGCATATTTTAGTTGTCTTGCCCTGAGCATCGTATAACTCAAGACTGGCCCTGGCCGGGTGCCTTAAAAGTTAACATGAACGGGTCAAGATGAATCAGTTTTACCTCTGTGGGTCGAAACAAGTCAAACTGTCATGCTGGTTTGTTAAGTTTCCTCATTAAAAATTAACATGGCTATGGATCCAATATCATATGAATTCTCTAAGTGTTTAATATTTAAACAACCAGATACGCTTCCATAAAGTGCAATTATTGAAAGAACCCGACTCGATAAACCAaaaatacaagatttttttttttacccccactgcgactcagtggggttaggacacctcccactgcgactcagtgagAAATCTCTGATCTGCGAGCgaaaaacctcccactgcgactcagtggggttaggacatctcccactgcgactcagtgggaaatCTCTGATCTGCGAGCgaaaaacctcccactgcgactcagtggggttaggacacctcccactgcgactcagtgagAACTTTCTGACCTGCATCTGATGCAAAAACTAGCCATTTGACATACCAAACAACTCCAAACTATAATATTCATTTGCCCAACTTCCACAaactaaatttcaaatattccaACAACAATAaagacacatttcaaacacatttacaaCATCAACGAGTACACAAATCAAGATTTTcatcaaacgggtcatttacccacttTGACACCTTTTTGACCAAAATTATGAATTCACAACTATCCAAAAACTTTACAACTGGAACATTTACAGAAATTTACCCAAAAGCATGACCCCAAactaaaatgtaccatgagccaagaaATGAGGGACAACTAAGTATctataccaaaagatcgtcattcgcccgggaatgacctaattaccttcaagacGTCCAAAATCGCTTCAAACTCTAAATCAACTATTTTCAATCAACAATCAATAGTTCCTtcctccggaactacctataagagggtaaacatctaaaatataagcaaaggcttagtgaatatacttgcatacaattatacatacgaaggagggcaaaaacacaaaagactatcgcatgtagccaatgatatcgtcatatcatcacttgcatactcacttttgcgctaacaaaacatacatggatccatatatgctaaacaataatctcaagaggttcttaggcctcaaaggttcttaggcctttaTCTCATatcaactatggggttcttaggccccggaggttcttaggcctcataaacaatgccccacatgggcttaacgcgaaccaattaccatgcttggaacattcacatctcatggtaattagcccaacgtatacataaaggtatgcaaatatactcacctcctccgcaacaaggaCAATTAAGCTATAACAATAAtgctcaacaagctcaacctataatcatatcataaaaaaatgcattaagcttacattcacaacttgactagctcaacctagtcttactcaatcactagcctttccaaacccaaaacccaacccatttgtcattgagttactttcattcttACAATAACATTAGGTAGCTTATTCTACCCCTTTTCCTCATCATttcaataactaacaaaaaatCCATCTTTTCTCACAAATTGACATTATCACATGCACTTATCaacttcataatcaaacacattatataactcaatgacaattaggttaactaaggaattggggaaaaattaCCCATAATTCATtctctagcaaaaacccccaaattggttcactcatgaaccctaatttcatgAGAAATGATAAAGTTAAATTGGGGAAATTCATTACCTCAACAATGGAAGACAATTACTTAAGGTTTTCAATTCACAAATCTTTCCCCTTTTCTTCTAGATTTTCGGCGACCACCCTTCACCactcaaaccctaacttttaaatttgcttgatagaaaatgatgatgatgatgattaatatTATGATTTCTATCTCTGGATTGAAGGAATTAAACTTTGATCTTTGATGAAGGAATGAAGAAGATGCATGAAGAGGTGAAGAGCAAGTTTAGTGGAAGTGTGAGTAAAGAGAAAATGCAAGTGTCTGGCACTCtctatgggtgccacgacccaccTCAAcctttgtgggtattttacccgctatctactaaaattccaactaaattaacccccgctacaaaaataaaatactaggaatttattttaatgtcaaaactacaaaaaggggttaatttatttatctttaaaaccttggggtgttacaattatgCACCTGCATAGTAAGTGTTCAATAGGGCCTGCTTCATTTTATTTAACGATTGTGAACCTGGATAGGCAAGTGATTTTGCATATTCCAGCAATTTTTGCCAATGCTTCAAGTCAGAAATTGTAACACCCAAACAAGGCGGAATAATgggatatcacaagaaaagcacagcacgatatggaaattaagtagagctaaactaaatgcataaaaaggatTGGACAATCCATACAATTCATTCAATTACAAGTACCAGAACAAGAGataatgcataaggagcacacCCATTAAACGTTTACAAATTAATAGTTCAAAAGATGgtaaatgatcctaagcataacccataacgGGAACTACGAATCACAGATCCGAGAAATAGTCCAAGTCcatcctagcatgcaaacaatcaagcaatcatccaatacgtctCCCATTAActtgttcacctgaaaagtatactaaaacgtgtcaacataaagttggtgagttcgtaggtttaagtaataaaaatcaagttttGGGATATCAACCGTTAACGTTACACGAGGATTAGGATAGCTAATCACGTTcacacaaatcaacacaagACAACGTTTACGTTTAATAATAGCGATAACCGACACGACatacatgatgaacaatgcgtAAAATACGTTTCCTGTCatgacttacataataaataatacgTAATAAAccgacacgacttacatgatagacaatgcgtaaaatacgtttctggcacgacttacataataaataatgcgtaataaaccggcacgacttacatgatagaCAATGCGTAAAATACGTTTCTGGCACgacttatataataaataatacgtaataaaccggcacgacttacatgatagaCAATGCGTAATCATAAACACATACAATCACGTGAACAAACAAAACAAGTAAGCATTCGATATCTCCTTCCATATCATAACAAGTAAATAGGAGGATTGTGGGGTTTATTTgaaattcaatgttaaattatGATGCTGTGATCGAGCATTAAGTGTTGGCCCATATGTTGCTTTAATTGATGTTTGATTGTTTGTATAAGTGACACTTATCTATCATTAGCTCGTTATGATGAAGCTATTTTCATTGACTTAAGCATCAGCCACTTACGAGTAATGAACTAAACCAAGCACTTGACTTAAGCACTTAAACGTAGCTGGAGTGGAAGCTCAGATCGGGAGTTACTCTGACTCATATGAATACTTTGAAGCTTCAATTTCAAAGTTTCGGGCTGCTGGAGAAAAGAAATCTGGAGTTTTCGGGATTGCTTGGAACCAAATGGGACTAGCATGTGTGCAGATTAACTGATCTGAGAAGGCTGCTGTTTGTTTGAAAAGGTAGAAGCCTTTTGGGAGCAGAATACGGGCCTCATTGGAATACACTCGGGGTTTATGTCAATCTTTCTGGTACCTATGATGCAATGGGCaggtattttatgtttttatcaaaACATTTGATATTTTTGGAAGTGGTAATATGGGTGGGTAACGTAATACCGTTGGGTTAGAATGTGTGGGTTGGGTCAGGTAATACGGCTTGGTTTCTAGCAATATAATACTACAGATTTATGAACTACTGTATATCTTACATATTTCGGTGAAATGAGTCAAATAAAATTGGTTAATTCATCAATTTAATTCTGGTCAAAACAACAAACATATCTGGGTTTTAAATggttaaagaaagaaataaaagatgaaaaaacaCAAATTGTCTCCCACAAGTTTCCATAGAAAACTAGCTACATTGAAATGTTAAAAAAGTCATGTTTCATATCTTGCTTATTGCCTGTTCTAAATGTATGTCataaacaacaaacaaaatCTCAGTAGTCAAGCAACAATAGAGTTTCTCTGTATGAGCCTGCATAGCATGCATCCCttttttcagaaatctccataTCTTTAAAGCATTTCGAGTGAGGTTCATGAATAAGAAGTTGCAAATTCAATTCATCACCATGGCAATCCCTGCAATTAGGACACAGACCCTCTATTTGAATTATAGGTTTGCCATCTTTTGTTAATCCAAGTACCTCTTGCCCGCACATTGCTAATAGATCTGTTGGTATGTTGATAGTGAATAGCTTTGTGAACGAGTTTTGAAAACCACCACCCGGCCGCTCCATCATCCACACACCAATTTCTTCTACGCGTACATATGTTTCAAGCACAACAAGAGACTCCCTAAGTGTAGATAAATCCAAGTCCGAGAAGTGGGTGCTGCTAAACTAGGTGGGAGGCATAATTCTGTAAATTGTTGACGAACGAGATCACATGACAAAATCAGTTTGTTTTTACCCTCGGGAGTCCGATCAGAAGCAATCCAATGGATAAACCCGTCTATCACTACCCTCTCCCTTCCCAAATCGAGTGATTCACGAGGAGCATCATCAGACAAAGTTCTCCATTCCCTTGTGCTTAATGAATAAATCTCTAGAACACAATTATTATGTGGTTTATCAGTAACATTAAAAACCGTAGGGTCAGTGCCATTACAAACCATGAAACCTAATTATCCCATCTCCATTTGTGGAGGGGTATGCGCACGGATTTCCCGATTGATAAATTCCAGATAACAACATCCTTAGGTTTATCACATGCAAATGCAAACAAGCCTTGCGAGTAATCGATCAAACTATCAAAATTCAAGCCCCAGAGATGAGCTTGCTTGCAAATAGTATGGCGTTGGAGGTAATCTAAATCATCATCAGCATTGAATATATCTACATATTTTTCAGATTCATAACctacaaaaatattattaggcGGCTGAATGCTTCTGTTGTAATCCGTGACGAATGGGGAGGATTGGATGATGGATTTCCATTGTTTTGAAAGTGACATGAATTTCATTAATGACATTATAGGAAGCCTTTTTAATATGTCAATCACTATATCAACTGGTATCTTTTCTGAAGAAGGCAaagagtgttttttttttccttccagtTTTTCGAGTTTTGATGCTGCTTCTATCTCTTTTCCTTCGTTTGGCAACATATTTGACATTGATTTTTAAGCAGGCAAAGGGGTTTTTTCCTTTTACCTTGAATTTGTAgggttttgatttatttttgaaagcCATTTGTAGGGTTTTAATACAGGAGCCGATGATGCTGGATTGATGGTACGTGTTTCCCCTCAAATGAATATTAATTAACAACGCtataaatgaaatttaaatGTCAACTCCATGCCGATATGGGCTAGCTTTGTACATGGGTTTTAGTTTTGGGCCTTTCATATTATCCGACTTTTCctactatatatattgtacaaGTTAATCAACTGAGTAGCCAAACAAGattaacaatttaacaaaataaaatatactgaTCATAGCTTTAGCCAATCAACCTAGTGGACTACCCAAGGATTTTTGATAACTGTTTTGCTAAAAGGGTATACTAAAAAGGTGATTAACTTGCAATATTTTCAAAATCTGGATA
The Erigeron canadensis isolate Cc75 chromosome 2, C_canadensis_v1, whole genome shotgun sequence DNA segment above includes these coding regions:
- the LOC122587605 gene encoding putative F-box protein At5g44220; this translates as MSNMLPNEGKEIEAASKLEKLEGKKKHSLPSSEKIPVDIVIDILKRLPIMSLMKFMSLSKQWKSIIQSSPFVTDYNRSIQPPNNIFVGYESEKYVDIFNADDDLDYLQRHTICKQAHLWGLNFDSLIDYSQGLFAFACDKPKDVVIWNLSIGKSVRIPLHKWRWDN